A stretch of the Saprospiraceae bacterium genome encodes the following:
- a CDS encoding amidophosphoribosyltransferase: MSDQIKHECGLAFVRLLKPLDFYQKKYGTCFYGLQKLHLLLQKQRNRGQDGAGLATIKLHVEPGKKYISRRRSNSSNYLQALFEGVMHHFNNLTDEQLNDAQWMKDHKPFMGEVLLGHLRYGTHGDNTIETVHPFIRENNWISRNLVLAGNFNMTNVEELFEKLVSLGQFPKIKADTITVLEKIGHFLDEEVQQLFNWYKPEGLSQQQINPLIFENLDVCNVLNKAAKKFDGGYVIAGMIGHGDAFILRDPNGIRPAFYYQDDEVVAMASERPALQTAFELQLEDIKELKPGNALIVKYNGQVKEELCLEPQEKKSCSFERIYFSRGNDSDIYQERKNLGRELAGPVIKAINEDFENTVFSFIPNTSETAFYGLMEGLYDHLNQRKAKHILELPQPISSDSLNKILFSKPRIEKLVVKDDKMRTFIANDKVRGKMVSHVYDVTYGVVRPGIDTLVVLDDSVVRGTTLRDSIIHILSTLKPKKIIVVSSAPQIRYPDCYGIDMSQIEKFAAFKALVELLQEQNKEDLLEETLEKCLAQQHLPLDKMTNYLADLYNVFSYEAISKKIGQMLTPENAPSEVEIIFQKIEGLHKSCPNHTGDWYFSGNYPTPGGYRVVNTAFINYMLKNDVRAY, translated from the coding sequence ATGAGCGACCAAATCAAGCATGAATGTGGACTAGCCTTTGTGCGTCTGCTGAAGCCTTTGGATTTTTATCAAAAAAAATACGGAACCTGCTTTTATGGTTTACAGAAACTTCATCTGTTACTCCAAAAACAACGAAACCGGGGCCAGGATGGAGCCGGCCTGGCTACCATTAAATTGCATGTAGAGCCCGGTAAAAAGTATATTTCCCGACGCAGAAGCAATTCCTCAAATTACCTACAAGCCTTGTTTGAAGGCGTTATGCACCATTTTAATAATCTGACTGACGAACAATTGAATGATGCCCAATGGATGAAAGACCATAAACCGTTTATGGGTGAAGTGCTGTTAGGTCATTTACGATACGGTACTCATGGCGATAATACCATTGAAACGGTCCATCCATTTATACGGGAAAACAATTGGATAAGCCGAAATCTGGTTTTAGCCGGAAATTTTAACATGACCAACGTCGAAGAACTCTTTGAAAAATTGGTTTCTTTGGGTCAATTCCCTAAAATTAAAGCAGATACCATTACCGTACTTGAAAAAATCGGTCATTTTCTGGATGAGGAAGTTCAACAATTGTTTAATTGGTATAAACCGGAAGGATTAAGTCAACAGCAAATTAATCCATTGATTTTTGAAAATCTGGATGTTTGCAATGTCTTGAATAAAGCGGCTAAAAAATTTGACGGTGGCTATGTTATTGCAGGCATGATCGGACATGGAGATGCCTTTATATTAAGAGATCCTAATGGCATCCGCCCGGCATTTTATTACCAAGATGACGAAGTAGTTGCCATGGCATCTGAACGTCCGGCTTTGCAAACAGCTTTTGAATTGCAATTAGAAGATATCAAAGAACTAAAACCTGGAAACGCACTCATCGTAAAATACAATGGTCAGGTTAAAGAAGAATTATGCCTCGAGCCCCAGGAAAAAAAATCCTGCAGTTTTGAGCGCATTTATTTTTCAAGAGGCAATGATTCCGATATTTATCAGGAACGTAAAAATCTTGGACGGGAATTGGCCGGACCAGTCATCAAGGCGATCAATGAAGATTTTGAAAACACCGTTTTTTCATTTATACCGAATACGTCTGAAACGGCTTTTTACGGATTGATGGAGGGTTTATACGATCATCTCAACCAACGCAAGGCAAAACATATTTTAGAGCTTCCACAACCCATTTCAAGCGATTCTCTAAATAAAATTTTATTCAGTAAACCGAGAATCGAAAAATTAGTAGTAAAAGATGATAAAATGCGGACGTTTATTGCAAACGATAAGGTCCGTGGTAAAATGGTATCGCATGTTTACGATGTAACTTATGGGGTTGTTCGTCCTGGAATTGATACTTTGGTCGTTTTAGATGATTCTGTAGTTAGAGGAACTACTTTACGAGACAGCATCATTCATATTCTGTCTACTCTAAAACCCAAGAAAATAATTGTGGTTTCTTCTGCTCCACAAATCCGCTATCCGGATTGTTATGGAATCGACATGTCTCAAATTGAAAAATTTGCTGCCTTCAAAGCATTGGTAGAATTGTTGCAGGAACAAAATAAAGAAGACTTATTGGAAGAAACACTCGAAAAATGCCTTGCACAACAACATCTACCCCTTGATAAAATGACTAATTATTTGGCTGATCTTTATAATGTCTTTAGTTATGAAGCAATTTCTAAAAAGATCGGGCAGATGCTTACTCCTGAAAATGCACCTTCTGAAGTTGAAATCATTTTCCAAAAAATTGAAGGCTTGCATAAATCCTGTCCAAATCATACCGGAGATTGGTATTTTTCAGGTAACTATCCGACCCCTGGTGGATACCGTGTAGTGAACACGGCTTTTATTAATTATATGTTGAAAAATGATGTTCGGGCTTATTAA